One genomic region from Mesorhizobium terrae encodes:
- the fabF gene encoding beta-ketoacyl-ACP synthase II: MRRVVVTGLGLLSPFGVGVEHGWRELLTGRSAARRVTEFEVEDLACKIAHVIPRGNGEDATFNPEAFLEPKELRKIGDFILYGIAAADEALRDSGWQPKTHEEQCATGVMIGSGIGGIEGIAENALILQEKGPRRISPFFIPGQIINLVSGQVSIRHGLKGPNHAVVTACSTGAHAIGDAARLIQFGDADVMVAGGAEAPVTRLSLAGFAACRALSTERNDTPEKASRPYDRDRDGFVMGEGAGVVVLEELEHAKARGAKIYAEVTGYGLTGDAYHITAPAEDGDGAFRCMTAALKRAKLTPADVDYINAHGTSTMADTIELGAVERLVGNAASKVSMSSTKSSIGHLLGAAGAAEAIFSILAIRDNIAPATINLDNPERETAIDLVPNKPRERQIDVALSNSFGFGGTNASLVFQRYNG; encoded by the coding sequence ATGAGGCGCGTCGTCGTTACGGGCCTCGGCCTGCTTTCACCATTCGGCGTTGGGGTCGAGCACGGCTGGCGAGAATTGCTCACCGGCCGTAGCGCCGCGCGGCGCGTCACCGAGTTCGAGGTCGAAGATCTTGCCTGCAAGATCGCGCACGTGATTCCACGTGGTAACGGCGAGGACGCCACCTTCAACCCGGAAGCCTTCCTGGAACCCAAGGAACTGCGCAAGATCGGCGACTTCATCCTGTACGGGATTGCGGCCGCCGATGAAGCGCTGAGGGATTCCGGCTGGCAGCCGAAGACGCATGAAGAACAGTGCGCGACCGGCGTGATGATCGGTTCGGGCATTGGCGGCATCGAAGGCATCGCTGAGAATGCGCTGATCCTTCAGGAAAAAGGGCCGCGCCGTATCAGCCCCTTCTTCATTCCTGGGCAGATCATCAATCTGGTCTCTGGCCAGGTGTCGATTAGGCACGGTCTGAAGGGACCGAACCATGCCGTGGTGACGGCTTGCTCGACCGGCGCGCATGCGATCGGCGACGCAGCCAGGCTGATCCAGTTCGGCGATGCCGATGTCATGGTTGCGGGCGGTGCCGAAGCGCCGGTCACTCGCCTTTCGCTGGCTGGTTTCGCGGCTTGCCGCGCGCTTTCGACCGAGCGCAACGATACACCTGAAAAGGCTTCGCGCCCCTATGATCGCGACCGCGACGGTTTCGTCATGGGCGAGGGCGCCGGTGTGGTGGTTCTGGAAGAACTGGAACACGCCAAGGCGCGTGGCGCCAAGATTTACGCCGAGGTCACCGGTTACGGTCTCACCGGCGATGCCTATCACATCACCGCGCCGGCGGAAGACGGCGACGGTGCTTTCCGCTGCATGACGGCGGCGTTGAAGCGTGCCAAGCTGACGCCTGCCGACGTCGACTACATCAATGCCCATGGCACCTCGACCATGGCCGACACGATCGAGCTCGGCGCCGTCGAGCGCCTGGTCGGCAATGCAGCTTCGAAAGTTTCGATGTCGTCCACCAAATCGTCGATCGGCCATCTTCTGGGCGCCGCGGGCGCCGCGGAAGCGATCTTCTCGATTCTGGCCATTCGCGACAACATCGCACCGGCTACCATCAATCTCGACAATCCTGAACGCGAGACGGCAATCGACCTCGTGCCGAATAAGCCGCGCGAGCGTCAGATCGATGTGGCGCTGTCCAATTCCTTCGGATTTGGCGGCACCAACGCATCGCTGGTTTTCCAGCGCTACAATGGCTGA
- a CDS encoding LTA synthase family protein has translation MTAPKHKYDSAFPGFEPGEERRAMRYCLVTLVASAVLVFAIELIFRGDIVSTLGFFVQPFKPGWTTVVLFTLILIGLDALLGRNYQGVMIFAPVTLALAFIGHQKSRYLGDPLYPTDFLYARQIVELMPLLVRERPWTGVALGAGILATIALLIALWLGWRRRTSTLRYKARLARLTVAIPLLAFFVSIMDYAAFSWTRDRLQIIPMMWDQKENYNSNGFALAFALNVPMAHVVAPLGYSDKAIETIARPEVGAVVPEDKPDIIMVMSESFWDPMTLPNVSVTPDPIPTVRAARAGSVFSPEFGGMTANVEFEALTGFSNAFLPAGSIPYQQYVRAPVPSLATFLKSEGYSARAFHPGTNWFWNRTAVYADFGFDDFQSEETMPYMAKRGPLASDEAMTDQLISAADASEEPFFYFAVSLQNHGPYEPTRYSDTTRVVQAPISQWARDSLASYAEGAADADINLKRLMDWAQKRERPTVIVFFGDHLPPLGPVYVETGFLKDNVAPRKEAPDQMRLHRETPLVVWSNRTGPAKDVGSISPAFLPYHLLKAAGITHPYYTDFLGQISERYNVVDRNLLLATDGAATADWARQKEIAPLIRDYRYLQYDMMFGKRWSAPDFFPETVNKLVAHTS, from the coding sequence ATGACTGCGCCGAAGCATAAGTATGACAGCGCCTTCCCCGGCTTCGAGCCGGGAGAAGAAAGGCGTGCCATGCGGTATTGCCTGGTCACCCTGGTGGCGTCGGCCGTGCTGGTTTTCGCCATTGAGCTCATCTTCCGCGGCGACATCGTCAGCACACTCGGCTTCTTCGTGCAGCCATTCAAGCCCGGCTGGACGACGGTCGTTCTGTTCACCCTCATCCTCATCGGCCTCGATGCCCTGCTTGGACGCAATTACCAGGGCGTGATGATCTTCGCGCCGGTGACGCTGGCGCTCGCTTTCATCGGCCACCAGAAATCGCGCTATCTCGGCGATCCGCTCTATCCCACGGACTTTCTTTACGCGCGGCAGATTGTGGAACTGATGCCGCTCCTGGTGCGCGAACGCCCTTGGACAGGCGTTGCGCTCGGCGCAGGCATCCTGGCGACGATTGCCTTGCTCATCGCATTGTGGCTCGGCTGGCGCCGCCGCACCTCGACATTGCGCTACAAGGCCCGTCTCGCCCGCCTCACCGTGGCTATTCCCCTGTTGGCGTTCTTCGTTTCGATCATGGACTACGCCGCTTTCTCGTGGACGCGCGATCGTCTGCAGATCATCCCGATGATGTGGGACCAGAAGGAAAACTACAATTCGAACGGCTTCGCGCTGGCCTTCGCACTCAACGTGCCTATGGCCCATGTCGTGGCTCCCCTGGGCTATTCAGACAAGGCAATCGAGACGATCGCCAGACCCGAGGTGGGCGCGGTTGTGCCCGAGGACAAGCCCGACATCATCATGGTGATGAGCGAATCCTTCTGGGATCCGATGACGCTGCCGAACGTCTCCGTCACGCCTGACCCCATCCCGACGGTACGTGCGGCCCGCGCTGGCTCGGTGTTTTCGCCCGAGTTCGGTGGCATGACGGCCAATGTCGAATTCGAAGCACTGACCGGTTTCTCGAATGCCTTCCTGCCGGCCGGCTCCATTCCCTACCAGCAATATGTGCGCGCGCCGGTTCCTTCGTTGGCAACATTTCTGAAGAGCGAAGGCTATTCGGCACGGGCCTTCCATCCGGGCACCAACTGGTTCTGGAACCGCACTGCGGTCTATGCCGATTTCGGCTTCGACGACTTCCAGTCGGAAGAGACCATGCCTTACATGGCAAAGCGCGGGCCGCTCGCCTCCGACGAAGCGATGACCGACCAGCTCATCAGCGCGGCGGACGCTTCGGAGGAGCCGTTCTTCTACTTCGCGGTCAGCCTGCAGAATCACGGCCCCTACGAACCCACCCGCTACTCCGACACCACGCGTGTCGTGCAGGCGCCGATCAGCCAATGGGCACGGGATTCGCTGGCTTCTTATGCCGAGGGTGCGGCTGACGCGGATATCAATCTCAAGCGGCTGATGGACTGGGCTCAGAAGCGTGAGCGGCCGACTGTCATCGTGTTCTTCGGCGATCATCTGCCGCCGCTCGGTCCGGTCTATGTCGAGACCGGGTTCCTGAAGGACAATGTGGCGCCACGCAAGGAAGCGCCCGATCAGATGCGCCTGCACCGCGAAACGCCGCTGGTCGTCTGGTCCAACCGGACGGGGCCGGCGAAGGACGTCGGCTCGATCAGCCCGGCCTTCCTGCCCTATCATCTGCTCAAGGCCGCAGGCATCACGCACCCCTACTACACGGACTTCCTCGGCCAGATCAGCGAACGATACAACGTTGTCGACCGCAACCTGCTGCTTGCCACCGACGGCGCCGCCACGGCCGACTGGGCGAGGCAGAAGGAGATCGCCCCGCTCATCCGCGACTATCGCTACCTGCAGTACGACATGATGTTCGGCAAGCGCTGGTCCGCGCCCGACTTCTTCCCGGAAACGGTGAACAAACTCGTCGCGCATACGAGCTGA
- the rpmG gene encoding 50S ribosomal protein L33, which translates to MAKAANIKIKLLSTADTGFFYVTSKNSRTKTDKLSFRKYDPVAKKHVEFKETKIK; encoded by the coding sequence ATGGCCAAAGCCGCGAACATCAAGATCAAGCTTCTTTCGACCGCCGACACCGGCTTCTTCTATGTGACGAGCAAGAACAGCCGCACCAAGACCGACAAGCTGTCGTTCCGCAAGTACGACCCGGTCGCCAAGAAGCATGTCGAATTCAAGGAAACCAAGATCAAGTAA
- the fabD gene encoding ACP S-malonyltransferase produces the protein MAVAFTFPGQGSQAVGMGKDLAEAFPEARRVFEEVDEALGEKLSSLIWEGPEETLTLTANAQPALMAVSLAAVRALEARGFSLKDKVAYVAGHSLGEYSALAAAGFVSVADAARLLRIRGNAMQSAVPVGEGAMAAIIGLEQPDVEAACAEAAKGSVCQVANDNGGGQLVISGAKAAVELAAKLCTEKGAKRALMLQVSAPFHSALMAPAAEAMREALAGVAKNVPIVPVVSNVSVSPTTDPDAIAARLVEQVTGRVRWRETVEWFGANGVTALYEVGAGKVLSGLARRINRDIATVSVGTPADIDAALAALA, from the coding sequence ATGGCGGTGGCATTCACCTTTCCGGGGCAGGGCAGCCAGGCTGTCGGCATGGGCAAGGACCTGGCCGAGGCATTCCCCGAGGCCCGGCGCGTCTTCGAAGAAGTCGATGAGGCCCTTGGTGAAAAACTGTCTTCCCTGATCTGGGAAGGGCCGGAGGAGACGCTGACGCTGACGGCCAACGCCCAGCCGGCGCTGATGGCCGTGTCGCTGGCTGCCGTCCGTGCGCTGGAAGCCCGTGGCTTTTCACTGAAGGACAAGGTTGCCTATGTCGCGGGCCATTCGCTTGGCGAATATTCCGCGCTCGCCGCTGCCGGTTTCGTCTCGGTGGCCGATGCCGCACGCCTGCTGCGCATTCGTGGCAATGCCATGCAATCGGCCGTTCCGGTGGGCGAGGGCGCCATGGCGGCCATTATCGGCCTTGAGCAGCCAGACGTCGAAGCCGCCTGTGCCGAAGCTGCAAAAGGCTCGGTCTGCCAGGTTGCCAACGACAATGGCGGCGGCCAACTGGTGATTTCCGGCGCCAAGGCGGCCGTGGAACTGGCCGCCAAGCTTTGCACGGAGAAGGGTGCCAAGCGTGCGCTGATGCTCCAGGTGTCGGCGCCTTTCCATTCCGCTTTGATGGCGCCGGCCGCCGAAGCCATGCGCGAGGCGCTGGCCGGGGTGGCGAAGAATGTCCCGATCGTTCCCGTTGTTTCCAATGTCTCGGTGTCGCCGACCACCGATCCGGATGCCATTGCCGCCCGTCTGGTCGAGCAGGTCACCGGCCGCGTGCGGTGGCGCGAGACGGTCGAATGGTTCGGCGCCAACGGCGTGACCGCGCTTTATGAAGTCGGCGCCGGCAAGGTGCTGTCCGGCTTGGCGCGGCGTATCAATCGCGATATCGCAACCGTTTCCGTCGGAACGCCTGCCGATATCGATGCCGCACTCGCGGCACTAGCCTAG
- a CDS encoding DNA polymerase IV, with product MFAVMAAPVNDPEHGFCRDCLTPQRSRAMRCERCGSPRIVRHAELYSLHLAHIDCDAFYAAVEKRDNPALRDKPVIVGGGKRGVVSTACYIARIHGVRSAMPMFKALEACPEAIVVKPDMEKYVRVGREVRAMMLALTPLVEPISIDEAFLDLAGTEKLHGLPPALVLARFAQAVEKEIGITVSAGLSYCKFLAKIASDFRKPRGYAVIGEEEAVSFLAEQPVTMIWGVGKAFAEVLARDGIRMIGQLQKMERSDLMGRYGVMGDRLYRLSRGEDDRRVHPDHDAKSVSAETTFDTDIAKMDDLLPVLRALSEKVSARLKKAGIAGRTVVLKLKSQDFKLRTRNRQLADPTRLADRIFSTGLDLLRREADGTRYRLLGIGVSDLSDDEKADPPDLVDLQSRKRALAEGAIDTLRDKFGRKAVETGYTFGKGRNAHPPEHLDD from the coding sequence ATGTTCGCAGTGATGGCGGCACCTGTCAACGATCCCGAGCATGGTTTTTGTCGCGACTGCCTGACGCCACAGCGCAGCAGAGCGATGCGCTGTGAACGATGCGGCAGCCCGCGCATCGTTCGCCATGCCGAACTTTACAGCCTGCACCTTGCCCATATCGACTGCGACGCTTTCTATGCGGCGGTCGAGAAACGCGACAATCCGGCGCTGCGCGACAAGCCGGTCATTGTCGGCGGCGGCAAGCGCGGCGTGGTCTCGACCGCATGCTACATTGCCCGCATCCATGGCGTACGCTCGGCGATGCCGATGTTCAAGGCGCTCGAGGCATGCCCCGAGGCCATCGTCGTCAAACCGGACATGGAGAAGTATGTGCGGGTGGGACGCGAGGTGCGCGCCATGATGCTGGCGCTGACACCTCTGGTCGAGCCGATCTCGATCGACGAGGCGTTCCTGGACCTTGCCGGAACGGAGAAACTGCATGGCCTGCCGCCGGCGCTGGTGCTGGCGCGTTTCGCGCAAGCCGTCGAGAAAGAGATCGGCATCACTGTTTCGGCCGGGCTTTCCTACTGCAAGTTTCTGGCCAAGATCGCGTCGGACTTCCGCAAGCCGCGCGGCTACGCAGTGATCGGTGAGGAGGAAGCGGTGTCGTTCCTCGCCGAGCAGCCGGTGACGATGATCTGGGGGGTCGGCAAGGCCTTCGCCGAAGTGCTGGCCCGCGACGGCATCCGCATGATCGGCCAATTGCAGAAGATGGAACGCAGCGACCTGATGGGGCGCTATGGAGTGATGGGGGATCGGCTTTATCGCCTGTCGCGCGGCGAGGATGATCGACGCGTTCATCCAGACCATGACGCAAAAAGCGTATCCGCCGAAACGACATTCGATACCGACATCGCCAAGATGGACGACCTTCTTCCGGTGCTGCGGGCATTGTCCGAAAAAGTATCGGCGCGACTGAAGAAGGCCGGCATAGCCGGCCGCACAGTCGTGCTCAAGCTCAAGAGCCAGGACTTCAAGCTACGCACACGCAACAGGCAGCTTGCCGATCCAACCCGACTCGCCGACCGCATTTTTTCAACCGGGCTCGACCTGTTGCGCCGGGAGGCGGACGGCACCAGATATCGCCTTCTGGGCATCGGCGTCAGCGACCTTTCCGACGACGAGAAGGCCGATCCGCCTGATCTTGTCGATCTGCAATCGCGCAAGCGGGCGCTGGCCGAGGGCGCAATCGACACGTTGCGCGACAAGTTCGGACGCAAGGCGGTGGAAACCGGCTATACGTTCGGCAAGGGACGCAATGCCCATCCGCCGGAACATCTCGACGACTGA
- the fabG gene encoding 3-oxoacyl-[acyl-carrier-protein] reductase: protein MFDLTGRKALVTGATGGIGEAIARLLHRQGAIVGLHGTRVEKLETLAAELGDRVKIFPANLSDRDEVKALGQKAEADLEGVDILVNNAGITKDGLFVRMSDADWDSVIEVNLTAVFRLTRELTHPMMRRRYGRIINITSVVGVTGNPGQANYCASKAGMIGFSKSLAQEIATRNVTVNCVAPGFIESAMTDKLNEKQKEMIMAAIPAKRMGTGEEVASAVAYLASTEASYVTGQTLHVNGGMAMI from the coding sequence ATGTTCGATTTGACCGGCCGCAAGGCGCTCGTCACCGGAGCCACCGGTGGCATTGGCGAGGCCATTGCACGCCTGCTCCATAGACAGGGCGCCATTGTCGGCCTGCATGGCACGCGCGTCGAGAAGCTGGAGACACTCGCTGCCGAGCTGGGCGACCGCGTGAAGATTTTTCCGGCAAACCTGTCCGACCGCGATGAAGTCAAGGCGCTCGGCCAGAAGGCGGAGGCCGATCTGGAGGGCGTGGATATCCTCGTCAACAATGCCGGCATCACCAAGGACGGCCTGTTCGTGCGCATGTCCGATGCCGACTGGGACAGCGTGATCGAAGTCAATTTGACCGCCGTGTTCCGGCTGACCCGCGAACTCACCCACCCGATGATGCGCCGCCGCTACGGCCGCATCATCAACATCACCTCCGTCGTGGGCGTCACCGGCAATCCCGGCCAGGCCAATTATTGCGCTTCCAAGGCCGGGATGATCGGCTTCTCAAAGTCGCTGGCGCAGGAGATCGCCACCCGCAACGTGACCGTCAACTGCGTCGCCCCCGGCTTTATCGAATCGGCCATGACCGACAAGCTGAACGAAAAACAGAAGGAAATGATCATGGCCGCCATTCCGGCCAAGCGCATGGGCACGGGCGAGGAAGTTGCGTCGGCGGTCGCCTATCTTGCGTCGACGGAAGCGTCCTACGTCACCGGCCAGACGCTCCACGTCAATGGCGGCATGGCGATGATCTGA
- a CDS encoding PleD family two-component system response regulator, whose translation MTARILVVDDVPANVKLLEVRLLAEYFDVLTATNGPDAIETCENGKVDVVLLDVMMPDMDGFEVCRRLKSDPATAHIPVVMVTALDQVTDRVRGLEAGADDFLTKPVNDLQLMTRVKSLVRLKMLTDELRLRASTTRNIGIEELLARNIADDDTLPRVLLVDEREASSERIRKALRDRVALDTAKDPHAGFFQAAETPYECVLVSTDFADFDPLRLCSQLRSLDRTRFVPIILLANQGEEDRVIRGLELGINDYLTRPIDPHELIARLRTQVRRKRYNDQLRASVTQTIEMAVTDGLTGLHNRRYLDSHLQTLFDRAVARRRPLAVMITDLDRFKTINDTFGHDGGDDVLREFAYRLRKNVRGIDLACRFGGEEFVVVMPDTEGAIAEKVAERIRAEIAKVPFAIGRDGQTAEITISVGVSSLLHGRDTVEALMKRADLALYEAKNSGRNRVVANAA comes from the coding sequence ATGACTGCCCGCATCCTTGTCGTCGACGACGTGCCGGCCAACGTCAAGCTACTGGAAGTTCGGCTCCTAGCTGAATATTTCGACGTGCTGACGGCGACGAACGGCCCCGATGCGATCGAGACCTGCGAGAACGGCAAGGTCGATGTGGTGCTGCTCGACGTCATGATGCCGGACATGGATGGTTTCGAAGTCTGCCGCCGCTTGAAGAGCGATCCGGCCACGGCCCATATCCCGGTGGTGATGGTCACCGCTCTCGATCAGGTGACCGACCGCGTGCGGGGGCTTGAGGCTGGCGCGGACGACTTCCTCACCAAGCCCGTCAACGATCTTCAGTTGATGACCCGGGTGAAAAGCCTGGTGCGCCTCAAGATGCTGACCGACGAGCTGCGCCTTCGCGCTTCGACTACACGCAACATCGGCATCGAGGAATTGCTGGCGCGCAACATCGCCGACGACGATACCTTGCCGCGCGTGCTTCTTGTCGATGAGCGCGAAGCCTCTTCGGAACGCATTCGCAAGGCCTTGCGGGATCGGGTCGCGCTTGACACGGCGAAGGATCCGCATGCCGGCTTCTTCCAGGCAGCCGAGACGCCTTACGAATGTGTCCTCGTGTCGACCGATTTCGCCGACTTCGATCCGCTGCGGCTTTGCTCGCAATTGCGCTCGCTCGACCGCACCCGCTTCGTGCCGATCATATTGCTGGCCAACCAGGGTGAAGAGGACAGGGTCATTCGCGGCCTGGAACTCGGCATCAACGACTATCTGACCAGGCCGATCGATCCGCATGAGTTGATCGCGCGGTTGCGCACGCAGGTTCGCCGCAAGCGCTACAATGACCAGCTGCGCGCTTCCGTGACCCAGACCATCGAGATGGCGGTGACGGACGGGCTGACCGGCCTGCACAACCGTCGCTACCTGGATAGCCATCTGCAAACCTTGTTCGACCGGGCTGTGGCGCGGCGCCGGCCGTTGGCGGTGATGATAACCGACCTCGATCGCTTCAAGACCATCAACGACACTTTTGGCCATGACGGTGGCGATGACGTGCTGCGCGAGTTTGCCTATCGCCTGCGCAAGAACGTTCGCGGCATCGACCTTGCCTGTCGTTTCGGCGGCGAGGAGTTCGTCGTGGTCATGCCGGATACGGAAGGCGCGATCGCCGAAAAGGTTGCCGAGCGCATTCGCGCCGAAATCGCGAAGGTGCCGTTTGCAATCGGGCGAGACGGACAGACCGCGGAGATTACGATCAGCGTCGGCGTTTCCTCGCTGCTGCACGGGCGCGATACGGTCGAGGCCTTGATGAAGCGGGCTGATCTGGCCCTCTACGAAGCCAAGAACAGCGGCCGCAACAGGGTGGTGGCCAACGCAGCCTGA
- a CDS encoding DUF3572 domain-containing protein — MADAASMREQAEALAVGALAFVASDAELLPRFLAITGIEASSIRRAAAEPGFLAGVLQFILAHEPTLMRFCEETGTPPAAVGKALHALPLGNQDDYERST, encoded by the coding sequence ATGGCAGACGCAGCGTCAATGCGTGAGCAGGCAGAGGCCCTCGCCGTCGGCGCGTTGGCCTTTGTTGCCAGCGACGCAGAATTGCTGCCCCGCTTCCTTGCGATTACCGGCATCGAAGCCAGTTCGATCCGGCGCGCGGCGGCGGAACCTGGCTTCCTGGCCGGAGTATTGCAATTCATCCTGGCGCATGAACCGACCTTGATGCGCTTCTGCGAGGAGACCGGCACCCCGCCGGCAGCGGTCGGCAAGGCGTTGCACGCCTTGCCGCTCGGAAACCAAGACGATTATGAGCGTTCGACATGA
- a CDS encoding acyl carrier protein — MSDTAERVKKIVIEHLGVDADKVTEQASFIDDLGADSLDTVELVMAFEEEFGVEIPDDAAETILTVGDAVKYIDKASA; from the coding sequence ATGAGTGACACCGCAGAGCGCGTCAAAAAGATCGTTATCGAGCATCTGGGCGTCGATGCCGACAAGGTGACTGAGCAGGCCTCCTTCATCGACGATCTCGGCGCGGACAGCCTCGACACGGTTGAGCTTGTCATGGCGTTCGAGGAAGAGTTCGGCGTTGAAATCCCGGACGACGCGGCAGAGACCATCCTCACGGTCGGCGACGCCGTGAAGTACATCGACAAGGCCTCGGCCTGA
- a CDS encoding GNAT family N-acetyltransferase, which translates to MSIEIHHLTPDLWPQFEDLFGKQGACYGCWCTHFRLPPAERRSGSRQSNKDHIRTRIEAGPPPGLLVLEDGVANGWMQIGPRADVPEWNNKGRGSAPVDATDADDPAVWAISCFFIRTKARGQGLTHRLVAGGIDFARSSGARMIEACPIDLSRDSRSVGLFVGSSRVFEQAGFQRLVERKAGRPLMRLIL; encoded by the coding sequence ATGAGCATCGAAATCCACCATTTGACCCCGGATCTATGGCCGCAATTCGAAGATTTGTTCGGCAAGCAGGGCGCCTGCTATGGCTGTTGGTGCACGCATTTCCGGCTGCCTCCGGCGGAACGGCGGTCGGGCAGTCGCCAGAGCAACAAGGATCATATCAGGACACGCATCGAGGCTGGGCCGCCGCCGGGCCTGCTGGTGTTGGAAGATGGCGTGGCGAATGGCTGGATGCAGATCGGTCCGCGCGCCGACGTGCCCGAGTGGAACAACAAGGGCAGGGGATCGGCGCCGGTCGATGCAACCGATGCGGACGATCCAGCTGTGTGGGCAATCTCGTGTTTTTTCATCCGCACCAAGGCTCGTGGTCAGGGACTGACCCACCGGCTGGTGGCCGGCGGCATCGATTTTGCCCGTAGCAGCGGAGCCCGGATGATCGAAGCGTGCCCGATCGACCTGTCGCGCGATTCGCGTTCCGTCGGGCTGTTCGTTGGCTCTTCGCGCGTTTTCGAGCAGGCAGGCTTCCAGCGTCTTGTCGAACGCAAGGCGGGGCGACCGCTGATGCGGCTGATTCTGTAG
- a CDS encoding response regulator, whose translation MPKKVMIVEDNELNMKLFRDLIEASGYETVRTRNGLEALDLARKHRPDLILMDIQLPEVSGLEVTKWLKEDDELHVIPVIAVTAFAMKGDEERIRQGGCEAYISKPISVPRFIETVKSYLGDA comes from the coding sequence ATGCCGAAGAAGGTAATGATCGTCGAAGACAATGAGCTCAATATGAAGCTCTTTCGCGACCTCATCGAGGCCAGCGGCTATGAAACCGTGCGCACCCGTAACGGTCTCGAAGCGCTCGATCTTGCGCGCAAACATCGGCCCGACTTGATCCTCATGGATATCCAACTGCCGGAAGTGTCAGGGCTGGAAGTGACCAAGTGGCTGAAGGAAGACGACGAATTGCACGTCATTCCGGTCATCGCGGTCACCGCCTTCGCCATGAAGGGGGATGAGGAGCGCATTCGCCAGGGTGGTTGCGAAGCCTATATTTCGAAGCCGATATCGGTGCCGCGCTTCATCGAGACCGTGAAATCCTATCTGGGTGACGCCTGA